The segment CGCCCGGCTCGCTCTCCACCCGCATCACACCGCCGTGGCTGGCGACGATCCGCTTGCACGACAGCAGCCCCAGGCCGGTGCCGGTCTGCTTGGTGGTGAAGAACGGCTCGAACAGGCGCTCCAGCGTGTCCTCGTCCATGCCGTGGCCGGTATCGGCAACGGTCAGGCGCAGGTATTCGCCCTCCTGCGGCTCTTCGTCGTCCAGGAAGAAGTCATCCGGCAGCGCACAGCGGCTGGATGTGATCTGCAGACGACCGCCGTCCGGCATTGCCTGGATGGCGTTCAGGCAAAGGTTCAACAGGCACTGCTGCAACTCGGTGTGATTGCCTTCGAACGTCAGCTCCGGATCGTCCAGCGTCATATCCATGGCCACCGCGCGGGGCACCGAACCCTGCAGCAGCAGTTCCAGAGCATTGGTCAGTGCGCCCAGCCGCACCTGCTCGGCACGGCGTGCGCCGCGGGCGAACGAGAGCATCGACTGCACCATTTCCAGCCCGCGCTTGCCGCAGTCACGCACCAGCGAGCCCAGCCGCGCCAGACGGGGATCGTCCTGGTAGTCGAGCAGACTGTCGCCGGCCAGCAACAGCGGCTGCAGCAGGTTGCGCAGGTCGTGGCTGAGACCGCCGGCCAGCATCGCCAGCGCCTCGAAGCGCTGGGCGCGGATCAGCTCGGCCTCGGCGCGATGGGCGGCACGTTCCGCCTCGGCCTCGCTGAGCGCGCGACGCACCGCACTGGCCATGCGCGCCGGGTTCTGCTTGAGAATGTAGTCGGTGGCGCCATTGCGCAGCGCCTCGATCGCCGCCTCCTCGCCCAGCGTGGCAGAGACGAAGATGAAGGGCGTATCGCTGTCGCGGGCACGCAGCAGTTCCAGCGCGCGCTGACCGGAGAAGCCCGGCAGGCTCAGGTCGGAAAGCACGATATCCGGCCGGAACGATTCCAGCGCCTCGAGGTAGCTGGCCTCGTCGTCGACCAGCCGTGCCGAATAGGCAAGACCGTCCGCCTCGAGCTCGCCGAGCACCAGCTCGGCGTCGAGCGCGTTGTCCTCCACCTGGAGGACGCGGATGGGAGAGAGGGTCCGATTCAACCTGTGAGGCATGGAAGCTGTATCCGATCTGCGTCCTTGTCTGCCGCGCAGCGTAGCGCGGCCACCTTGCCCCGTCGCGGTCAGTCCAACGCCGGCGACTGGTTCAGCACCGCCCAGAACTGGCCCAGGGTGCGTACCGCCTCGAAGAACTGGTCCGCGTCGACCGGCTTGATCACGTAAGCATTCACGCCCAGGTCCCAACTGCGGGCCAGATCGCTCTCCTCGCGCGAGGAGGACAGGATAACCACCGGGACCCGCCGCAGGCGCTCGTCGCTGCGCATCTGGGTGAGTACGTCCAGGCCGTTCATCCGCGGCATCTTGATGTCCAGCAGCACCACCGCCGGCTCCGCCCGCTCGCGGGTCGCCCAGGCACCGCGGGCGTAGAAATAGTCCAGGCACTCCACCCCGTCCTCGAGGTGGATGACCGGGTTGGCCAGGTTGGCCTCGCGCAGCGCATCCATCGCCATTTCGGCGTCGGCGAGGCTGTCCTCGACCAGCAGGATGGGGCGGATAAGGCGATTGCTCATGAACGGTCCTGTCGATGGGTGTCGCCGGCGTCCGAGGCCGGCAGGGAAAAGTGGAAGCGTGCGCCCTTGCCCGGCTCGCCCTCGGCCCAGACCCGTCCGCCGTGACGCGCCACGATGCGGCGGACATTGGCCAGCCCGATGCCGTTGCCGGGGAAGTCGGAGGCGCGGTGCAGCCGCTGGAACACACCGAACAGCTTGCCGGCGTATTCCATGTCGAACCCGGCGCCATTGTCCGCCACCGTGAACTGGTAGTCGCCGTTGGCCGCGCGCGTGGTCTCGATGCTGATCCGGGCCACGTCGCACTTGCCGGTGTACTTCACGGCATTGCTGACCAGGTTCTGCCAGACCATGCGAAGCATGTTCTCGTCACCGACCACGACCGGCAACGGCGCCACCTTCCACTCGACGCGGCGATCGGTGGTGTCCGGCTCGACCAGGGCGCGGGCCTCGTCCACCAGCGACTGCATGTCCACCGGTTGCAGGCGCAGCGCACCGCGGCCGAGGCGGGAGAACACCAGCAGATCGTCGATCAGCTGGGCCATGCGCTGGGCCGAGCCGGAGATCACGCCGAGGTAGTGGTGCCCCTTGTCGTCCAGTCGTTCGCCGAGGTGGCGCTCCAGCTTGCCGGCGAAACCGGCGATGTGTCGCAGCGGAGCGCGCAGATCGTGCGACACCGAGTAGCTGAAGGCTTCCAGCTCGCGGTTCACGTCGGAGATCTGCTCGACCTTGCCCTCCAGCTGCCGGTTGAGCTCCTTGACCTGCTTTTCCACCAGCGCGCGCACTGTGATGTCGCTCACCGTCACCAGCAGGGCCGGTTCGTCGCTTTCCTGCTGAACGCGGCGCGCATTGACCACCACCCGGCGATCGGCACCGTCCGCGGTGCGCTGGTTGAGCTCGTAGTCCCACAGCTCGCGGTCGCGCAGCATGACGTCGCCCAGCCGCTGCAGCAGCGGCCCGTCATTCCAGGCACCCCCACCCAGTTCGGCCAACGGCAGGGACTGCGTCTCGTCCGGGTCCATGCCGTACAGCTCGGCGAACGCGGCGTTGACCAGCAGCGTGTTGAGTTCCTTGTCCAGCAGCACGATCGGCTCGCGCACCGCCTGCACGATCTGCCGCGATCGACGCACCGCCTGGCTCTCGCGCTCCTCCGCACGCAGGCGTTCGCCGATCTGCCGCTCCGACACCACCACGATGATGCCCAGCAGCGCCATCTGCGCGAACGCACCGATGCCGAGCACGAGGCGATAGTTGCTCGACTGGGCCTGTGCCGCCTTGCGCCGGTCCACCAGCAGCCGGTCCTCGGTGCTGACGATCTTGTCGAGGATGTCGCCGAGCACGAACAGTTTGCCGGCGTCGCGCAGCGCCTTCTCCGCGCCGGGTCGGTCGTTGTGGCGGGCGCGCCAGAGTGCCTGCCACATCAGGGTGGAGCGGCCGCTGATGGTGGTCTGCAGCGAACCGATCAGCGCCTGCTGGTCCGGGTTGTCGCGCGTGAGGTCGCGCAGTTGCCAGATCAGCTTGGAAATCGCATGCGAAGCATCGTCGATCCGCCCCTGCGCCGTCTCGTCATCGCCGCTCAGCACGATCCGGTAGGAGGCCGCCTCGGCATCGCGGCTGAGATAGGCGATGCGGTAGGTGATCGACTTCACCTCCGAGGAATGCGTCACCCACTGGGACGCATCCAGCGCATCGTTCGAGGTATTGCGGGTGATCGCATACGGCAACGCAACGATCACCACCACCGACAGCAGCAGGCCGATGACCCGCCAGCGCAGGAAGCTCAGGTTCCTCATCTGCATCTACCGACCGCCCCCCGACAGGCTGGACGGGGCATTCTGGCACGCCCGCGCGTCATGCGGACCGGTCGCGGACGCGGCGTGCTCAACGCGCATCGCCTGCCGTCGCGCCGGCAGGCGGGCGGGCCACCATGGTGAAGTGCAGGGTGCCGCCGGCGACCAGGTCGCCGTGGTGCAGGAAAGGCTGCCTGAGCGGGTGGCCATCGAGGGTGATCTCGCCAACATACGGATGCAAACCGTCGAAGGGTGCCGCAGTGATCGTGAAGGTCTTGTCGCCGGCCAGATGCAGCACCGCCTTCGGCACGAACGGCCGGCCGATCGCGTAGACGTCGCTGCCCGGCGCCACCGGATAGAAGCCCAGCGCGGTGAACACGTACCAGGCGGACATCTGGCCCAGGTCGTCGTTGCCGGCCAGTCCCTGGGGCGTGGCCGCGTACTGGGTGTCCATGATCTGCTTCAGCCGTTGCTGGGTCTTCCACGGTGCATCGGCGTAGTCGTAGAGGTAGGCCATGTGGTGGCTCGGCTCGTTGCCGTGCGCGTACCAGCCGATCAGCCCGGTGATGTCCTCCACGTTCTTGAAGTGGGCCGGGTCGACCTTGGCATCGAAGGTGGCGTCGAGCTTGGCGATGAACTTTTCCTTGCCACCCATCGCCTCGATCAGCCCCGGCACGTCCTGCGGCACGTACCAGGAGTACTGCCAGGCATTGCCCTCGGTGTAGTCGCTGCCGTAGCCGGCGAAGGTCGGATCGAACGGCTCACGGAATTTTCCGTTGCTGAGCTTGGCGCGCATGAAACCGGTGACCGGGTCCCAGGCATTGCGCCAATAGGTGGAGCGCTTCATGAAGGTCGCCGCCGTGGCCGACCCGCCCATCGCCCTGGCCATCTGCGCCAGCGACCAGTCGTCGTAGGCGTACTCCAGCGTCTTGGAGGCGGCTTCCGGCTCATGGTCGATCGGCACGTAGCCGAGCTTCATGTAGTCGGCCAGGTCACCGTAGGCCTTGTAGGTGGCACTGGCCACCATGACCTTCAGTGCCTCGTGCGCATCGAAGCCGCGCACGCCCTTGACGTAGGCGTCGGCGATCACCGGCACGGCGTGGTAGCCGATCATGCACCAGGTCTCCAGTCCCTGGTACGCCCACACCGGCAGGATGCCGAACGGGCTGTCCTTGGCCGCGGCGACCAGCGAGCGCACGAAGTCGGTGCTCATGTCCGGGCGCAGCAGCACCATCAGCGGCTGTTGGGCCCGGTAGACGTCCCACAGCGACCAGGTGGAGTAGAAGTCGAACTTGCCGTTGGCGTCTTTCGCCTGGTGCACCTGGTGGTCCGGACCGCGGTACTGGCCGTTGACGTCCATGCTCAGCGTGGGCGACAGGAAGGCGTGGTAGAGCGCGGTGTAGAACTGCGTCTTCAGCGCCGGCGTGCCATCGATGTCGATCGTCGCCAATACCTTGTTCCAGGCCGCGGTGGCTTCGCGGCGGCGGGCGTCGAAGTCCCAGCCCTTGCCATCGGTGTCGAGGTTGGCGATGGCGTTGTCCGCGCTGACCGTGGAGATCGCGACCTTCACCTCCAGCGGCTTGCCCAGCGCGCCGAAATCGAACACCGCCTCGAGCGCGCGGCCGTTCTGGTCGTTCCGGTCCTGCGGCTGGTTGCCCGGGCCCTTGAAGCCCTTGTACGGCACGTTCTGCTCGCGGTTGTAGAGCGTGCGGCCGGTCATCGGCTGGTTGAAGCGCATCGCGAAGCACAGCTCGCGACCGCGCGCCCAGCCGTTGGTCAGCCGGCAGCCGGTGACGGTGCCGTCGTCGCGCACACGCAGGCGCGACCACAGCACCTTGCCGTCGTAGTCGTAGATGCTGGGGCGAAGGTCCAGCAGCAGATGCGCCGGCTTGCCCTTGGGGAAGGTGTAGCGATGCCAGCCGATGCGCTTGCCGGCGGTGAGCTCGGCGCGGACGCCGTAGTCGCTCAGGGTGACCGCGTAATAGCCGGCCTGCTCCACCTCGGTGGCATGGCTGAAGCGCGAACGGTAGCCGCTGCCGGGCCGGGTGGCATCGCCCGGATCGAGCTTCACGTCGCCGGCGATCGGCATCACCAGCACGTCGCCCAGGTCCGAATGGCCGGAACCGGAGAAGTGGGTGTGCGAGAAGCCCATGATGGTCGGATCGCCGTACTGGTAGCCGGCGGCCCATGCGTAGGCGTGGTGGAAGTCCGGCATGGCCGTGTCGGGCGACAGCTGGATCATGCCGAACGGCACCGTGGCGCCCGGAAAGGTATGACCGGCTCCGCCGGTGCCGATGCGCGGGTCGACCGAGGTGGCGTGTCCCGGGGGAGCGGGGCTCTCAGCGACGGCTGCCGTCGATGCCAGGGCCAGGAAGACCGACGTTGCGAGTACCCATTTGTGATCCATGACACGTCCTATTTAGATCGTTCTAAAAAATAACGCTATCATCCCCGTGCCGGTCGCCGCATGCTGCAGCGCCGGAGGGCGCACCCGCGCCGTTGCAGGTACATTCGAATCGATTTGCAGCCGATTGCACCCCATGCCCAGCACCCACGCCCCGATTCGCCGCAAGGTCACGCTCATCGACATCGCCGCTGCCTGCGATGTCTCGCGGGCCACCGTCTCGCTGGTGCTGCGCAACAGTCCGCTGGTGAACCGCCATACCCGCGAACGGGTGCAGGCCGAACTGCAGCGGCAAGGCTATATCTACAACCGGGCGGCGGCCAATCTGCGCAAGCGCACTTCTTCAAGCATCGCGCTGGTGCTCAATGACCTGGCCAATCCGTTCTTCGCCGAATTCGCCGCCGGCGTCGACGAGGAAGTGGGGGCAGCCGGTTTCGTCACCCTGCTCGGCAGCACCGGCGAGTCGCCGGAGCGACAGCAGGCCGTGCTCAGCTCGCTGATCGAGCACGGCCCCGGTGGCATCATCCTGTCGCCGGCCGAAGGCAGCGACGTCTCCCGCGTGATGGAGTCGCTGGGCCCGCAGATGCCGGTGCTGCTGTTCAACCGGGAGCTGGGCGGCGACCTGCCGGAGTCCGCCCACTGGGACCGGCTGATGCTGGACAACGCTCGCGGCGCCGAGCTGGCCACCATGCACCTGATCGAGCAGGGACACCGCCGCATCGCCTTCTTCGGCGGCCACGCGCAATCGAGCTCCTGCCAGCAGCGCCGCGCCGGTTTCATGAAGGCGATGAAGCGCGCCAGGCTCAAGGTACCCAGGGACTACCTGATCGAGAGTGCGCCGACCCGGCTGGACGCCGCGCGCGCCTGCGATGCCCTGTTCGCCAGCGATCCGGCGCCCACCGCTGCGGTCTGCTACAACGATGCGGTCGCGCTCGGCCTGATGCTCGGCCTTGGCCAGCGAGGCCTGCAGCCCGGCCGCAATTTCGCGCTGACCGGCTTCGACAACATCGGCGAAGCCGCCATGGTCTCGCCCTCGCTCACCACCATCTCCACCGCCCCGCGCGAGCGCGGTCGCCAGGCCGCCCGCCTGCTGCTGGCCCGCCTGGAGCACCCGCAGGAGCGCGGCGAACGCACGATCGTCCCGGTCGAGCTGATCGTCCGCGACAGCAGCTGCCCACCACTGGCGGCCTGAGCCGCTCTCTTTCCTCCCAACGGAATCCGTCATGGCACTCGCATCACCCATGTCTTCTCCGCGTACGCCCTCGTCGCCGTCCGGCAGCGGCCGCTACACCGATTACCCGATGGCGATGATGGTGCTCACCGTCATCTTCTTCATGTGGGGCTTCCTGACCTGCCTGAACGACATCCTGATCCCGCACCTGAAGTCGATCTTCCAGCTCAGTTATGCCCAGGTGATGCTGGTGCAGTTCACCTTCTTCGGCGCGTACTTCCTGATGGCACTGCCGGCCGGCAAACTGGTCGCCGGCCTCGGCTACAAGAAGGGCATCGTGGCCGGCCTGGCGATCGCCGGCGTCGGCGCACTGGGCTTCTGGCCCGCCGCCGGACTGCACTCCTACCCGGCGTTCCTCGGCGCGCTGTTCGTGCTGGCCACCGGCATCACCGTGCTGCAGGTGGCGGCCAACCCGTACGTCGCGCTGCTCGGCCCGGAAAAGACCAGCTCCAGCCGGCTCACCCTGGCCCAGGCGCTGAATTCCTTCGGCACCTTCCTCGCCCCCTGGTTCGGCGGCATGCTGATTCTTTCCAGCGTGGTCAAGTCGCCGACGGAACTCGCCGCCATGGCGCCGGCCGACCAGCTCGCCTACCAGGCACAGCAGGCACACGCGGTGCAGGGACCGTACGTCGGGCTCGCCGTGGTGCTGTTCCTGCTGGCGCTGTTCGTGTGGGCCTTCCGCCTGCCGGCACTGACCGAGGCCACCGACAAGGGCGATCACGACCGCCACAGCTTCGCCGAGGTACTGCGCCATCCGCACGTGCTGTTCGGCGTGATCGCGATCTTCTGCTACGTCGGCGCCGAGGTGTCGCTGGGCAGCTTCATGGTCAACTACCTGTCGATGCCGGACATCGGCCACATGAGCGAACAGGAAGCGGCCAAGTACGTTTCCTACTACTGGGGCGGCGCCATGATCGGCCGCTTCATCGGCTCCGGCCTGATGGCGACGATGTCGCCGCGCAAGCTGCTGGCCGCGTTCGCCTCGGTGAACATGCTGCTGGTACTGACCACCATGATGAGCCACGGCAACGTGGCGATGTACAGCGTGATCGCCGTCGGCCTGTTCAACTCGATCATGTTTCCGACCATCTTCGCGCTCGGCATCGAGCGGCTCGGACCGATGACCAGCAAGGCCTCGAGCCTGCTGATCATGGCCATCGTCGGCGGCGCGATCGTGCCGTGGGTGCAGGGTGTGCTGGCCGACCGCTTCGGCCTGCAACATGCCTTCATCCTGCCGCTGCTGTGCTACGCGTATATCGTGTTCTACGGCGTCTCCGGCTCGCGCGTGCGCGACGACGCACCCATGGCCCCGCACGCGTGAGGCGGACGCCATGAGCCGCCCCATCCTGTGCTTCGGTGAGGCGCTGATCGATTTTCATGGCGAAGGCCGTGACGACCGCGGCTTCGCCCGCCATTTCGTGCCGTTCGCTGGCGGAGCGCCGGCGAACGTGGCCGTGGCCGTGGCCAGGCTGGGGGGTGAAGCACGCTTCGCCGGCATGCTCGGCGAGGACCGCTTCGGCGACTTCCTGATGGCCCATCTGCGGGACGCCGGCGTTTGCACCGACGACGTGGCGCGTACCGCCGAGGCGAACACGGCGCTGGCGTTCGTGAGCCTGGACGCCGACGGGGAGCGGAGCTTCAGCTTTTACCGCCCACCCTCGGCCGACCTGCTGTTCCAGCTGTCGCATTTCCGCGAAAGCGCGTTCGAGGGCCTGCGTATCTTCCACGTCTGCTCCAACAGCCTCACCGAGCCGGAGATCGCAGCGGTGACGCTCGAGGGCATGCAGCGCGCGCATCGTGCCGGCGCGCTGGTGAGCTTCGACGTGAACCTGCGCCCGTCGCTGTGGCCGCGGGAACGCGACCCGCTGGACCATGTATGGCCGGTGCTGCACGCGACGGACGTCGTGAAGCTCAGCGCCGAGGAGCTGAGCTGGCTGGCGGTGGATGGCGAACAGGCGACGCTCGATCGCCTCTGGCGCGGACGCACCCGCCTGCTCGTCGTCACCGACGGGCCTCGCACGATGCGCTGGTTCCACCCCGACGCGGATGGCGAGCTGCCCACGTACGCGGTCGATACCGTCGACAGCACGGGGGCCGGGGACGCCTTCGTCGGCGGCCTGCTGTGCCGGCTGGCCCAGCTGGATGGCGATGGCGAGCTACTCGACCACCTGGTCGGCAAGCTGCCCTACCTGCACGAGGTGCTGCGCTACGCGGCGGCCTGCGGCGCCCTGTGCGCATCGCGCCAGGGTTCGTTCACCGCCATGCCGACCGACGCCGAAACCCGTGCCTTCATGGATGCCCACGCATGAGCGATACCACGACGCCCCCATTCCCCGATTTCCGTTCGCCCGCGTTCCTGCGCGACCACATCGCGCAGACGATGGCGTTCTACCACCCGCACGCGATCGACCCGGCCGGCGGCTTCTTCCAGTACTTCCGGGACGACGGCACGATCTACGACCGCAGCCATCGTCACCTGGTCAGCAGCACGCGCTTCGTCTTCAACTACGCGATGGCATGGCTGGCCTTCGGCGACCCGGACTACCTCGACGCCACCCGGCACGGCCTGCGCTACCTGCGCGAGGTACACCGCAACCCCGCCAACGGCGGCTATCACTGGACGATCCGCGACGGCCAGCCGGAGGACAGCTCCAACCAGGCCTACGGCGTGGCCTTCATGCTGCTGGCCTACGCCACGGCGGTGAAGGCCGGCATCGACGAAGCCCGGGCCTGGATGGACGAGACCTGGGACCTGCTCGAAGCCCGCTACTGGGACGCCGACGCGGGCCTGTACCGCGACGAGGCGGATGCCGACTGGCACTTTTCGCCCTACCGTGGCCAGAACGCCAACATGCACATGTGCGAGGCGATGATCGCCGCCTACCAGGCCACCCGCGAGCCGCGCTATCTCGACCGCGCGCTGACCCTGGCCGACCACATGACCCGCCGCCAGGCGGCCAAGGCCGGCGGCCTGGTGTGGGAGCACTACGACACGGCGTGGAACATCGACTGGGAGTTCAACAAGGACGACCCGAAGAACCTGTTCAAGCCGTGGGGCTTCCAGCCCGGCCATCAGACCGAGTGGGCCAAGCTGCTGCTGATCATGGATCCGCTGCTGCGCGAGCGCGGCACCGGGCAGGACTGGCTGGTGCCGAAA is part of the Dyella thiooxydans genome and harbors:
- a CDS encoding response regulator; this encodes MPHRLNRTLSPIRVLQVEDNALDAELVLGELEADGLAYSARLVDDEASYLEALESFRPDIVLSDLSLPGFSGQRALELLRARDSDTPFIFVSATLGEEAAIEALRNGATDYILKQNPARMASAVRRALSEAEAERAAHRAEAELIRAQRFEALAMLAGGLSHDLRNLLQPLLLAGDSLLDYQDDPRLARLGSLVRDCGKRGLEMVQSMLSFARGARRAEQVRLGALTNALELLLQGSVPRAVAMDMTLDDPELTFEGNHTELQQCLLNLCLNAIQAMPDGGRLQITSSRCALPDDFFLDDEEPQEGEYLRLTVADTGHGMDEDTLERLFEPFFTTKQTGTGLGLLSCKRIVASHGGVMRVESEPGEGTAFHLYLPLALQDEADGAGSGEDWLQGEAERVLVVIEEAAQLSLLADMLDAYGYQAHGSQSGTVALQWIEAQGLPDVVVMDAEMNLFTGVRTLAALVDRGYAGPVLLLARPEAPPRLEELPSLEHLHVVDKPVTARGLLQTLRLALKNSEAT
- a CDS encoding response regulator; this translates as MSNRLIRPILLVEDSLADAEMAMDALREANLANPVIHLEDGVECLDYFYARGAWATRERAEPAVVLLDIKMPRMNGLDVLTQMRSDERLRRVPVVILSSSREESDLARSWDLGVNAYVIKPVDADQFFEAVRTLGQFWAVLNQSPALD
- a CDS encoding ATP-binding protein, with the protein product MRNLSFLRWRVIGLLLSVVVIVALPYAITRNTSNDALDASQWVTHSSEVKSITYRIAYLSRDAEAASYRIVLSGDDETAQGRIDDASHAISKLIWQLRDLTRDNPDQQALIGSLQTTISGRSTLMWQALWRARHNDRPGAEKALRDAGKLFVLGDILDKIVSTEDRLLVDRRKAAQAQSSNYRLVLGIGAFAQMALLGIIVVVSERQIGERLRAEERESQAVRRSRQIVQAVREPIVLLDKELNTLLVNAAFAELYGMDPDETQSLPLAELGGGAWNDGPLLQRLGDVMLRDRELWDYELNQRTADGADRRVVVNARRVQQESDEPALLVTVSDITVRALVEKQVKELNRQLEGKVEQISDVNRELEAFSYSVSHDLRAPLRHIAGFAGKLERHLGERLDDKGHHYLGVISGSAQRMAQLIDDLLVFSRLGRGALRLQPVDMQSLVDEARALVEPDTTDRRVEWKVAPLPVVVGDENMLRMVWQNLVSNAVKYTGKCDVARISIETTRAANGDYQFTVADNGAGFDMEYAGKLFGVFQRLHRASDFPGNGIGLANVRRIVARHGGRVWAEGEPGKGARFHFSLPASDAGDTHRQDRS
- a CDS encoding GH92 family glycosyl hydrolase yields the protein MDHKWVLATSVFLALASTAAVAESPAPPGHATSVDPRIGTGGAGHTFPGATVPFGMIQLSPDTAMPDFHHAYAWAAGYQYGDPTIMGFSHTHFSGSGHSDLGDVLVMPIAGDVKLDPGDATRPGSGYRSRFSHATEVEQAGYYAVTLSDYGVRAELTAGKRIGWHRYTFPKGKPAHLLLDLRPSIYDYDGKVLWSRLRVRDDGTVTGCRLTNGWARGRELCFAMRFNQPMTGRTLYNREQNVPYKGFKGPGNQPQDRNDQNGRALEAVFDFGALGKPLEVKVAISTVSADNAIANLDTDGKGWDFDARRREATAAWNKVLATIDIDGTPALKTQFYTALYHAFLSPTLSMDVNGQYRGPDHQVHQAKDANGKFDFYSTWSLWDVYRAQQPLMVLLRPDMSTDFVRSLVAAAKDSPFGILPVWAYQGLETWCMIGYHAVPVIADAYVKGVRGFDAHEALKVMVASATYKAYGDLADYMKLGYVPIDHEPEAASKTLEYAYDDWSLAQMARAMGGSATAATFMKRSTYWRNAWDPVTGFMRAKLSNGKFREPFDPTFAGYGSDYTEGNAWQYSWYVPQDVPGLIEAMGGKEKFIAKLDATFDAKVDPAHFKNVEDITGLIGWYAHGNEPSHHMAYLYDYADAPWKTQQRLKQIMDTQYAATPQGLAGNDDLGQMSAWYVFTALGFYPVAPGSDVYAIGRPFVPKAVLHLAGDKTFTITAAPFDGLHPYVGEITLDGHPLRQPFLHHGDLVAGGTLHFTMVARPPAGATAGDAR
- a CDS encoding LacI family DNA-binding transcriptional regulator is translated as MPSTHAPIRRKVTLIDIAAACDVSRATVSLVLRNSPLVNRHTRERVQAELQRQGYIYNRAAANLRKRTSSSIALVLNDLANPFFAEFAAGVDEEVGAAGFVTLLGSTGESPERQQAVLSSLIEHGPGGIILSPAEGSDVSRVMESLGPQMPVLLFNRELGGDLPESAHWDRLMLDNARGAELATMHLIEQGHRRIAFFGGHAQSSSCQQRRAGFMKAMKRARLKVPRDYLIESAPTRLDAARACDALFASDPAPTAAVCYNDAVALGLMLGLGQRGLQPGRNFALTGFDNIGEAAMVSPSLTTISTAPRERGRQAARLLLARLEHPQERGERTIVPVELIVRDSSCPPLAA
- the fucP gene encoding L-fucose:H+ symporter permease, with the translated sequence MSSPRTPSSPSGSGRYTDYPMAMMVLTVIFFMWGFLTCLNDILIPHLKSIFQLSYAQVMLVQFTFFGAYFLMALPAGKLVAGLGYKKGIVAGLAIAGVGALGFWPAAGLHSYPAFLGALFVLATGITVLQVAANPYVALLGPEKTSSSRLTLAQALNSFGTFLAPWFGGMLILSSVVKSPTELAAMAPADQLAYQAQQAHAVQGPYVGLAVVLFLLALFVWAFRLPALTEATDKGDHDRHSFAEVLRHPHVLFGVIAIFCYVGAEVSLGSFMVNYLSMPDIGHMSEQEAAKYVSYYWGGAMIGRFIGSGLMATMSPRKLLAAFASVNMLLVLTTMMSHGNVAMYSVIAVGLFNSIMFPTIFALGIERLGPMTSKASSLLIMAIVGGAIVPWVQGVLADRFGLQHAFILPLLCYAYIVFYGVSGSRVRDDAPMAPHA
- a CDS encoding carbohydrate kinase family protein; this translates as MSRPILCFGEALIDFHGEGRDDRGFARHFVPFAGGAPANVAVAVARLGGEARFAGMLGEDRFGDFLMAHLRDAGVCTDDVARTAEANTALAFVSLDADGERSFSFYRPPSADLLFQLSHFRESAFEGLRIFHVCSNSLTEPEIAAVTLEGMQRAHRAGALVSFDVNLRPSLWPRERDPLDHVWPVLHATDVVKLSAEELSWLAVDGEQATLDRLWRGRTRLLVVTDGPRTMRWFHPDADGELPTYAVDTVDSTGAGDAFVGGLLCRLAQLDGDGELLDHLVGKLPYLHEVLRYAAACGALCASRQGSFTAMPTDAETRAFMDAHA
- a CDS encoding AGE family epimerase/isomerase, giving the protein MSDTTTPPFPDFRSPAFLRDHIAQTMAFYHPHAIDPAGGFFQYFRDDGTIYDRSHRHLVSSTRFVFNYAMAWLAFGDPDYLDATRHGLRYLREVHRNPANGGYHWTIRDGQPEDSSNQAYGVAFMLLAYATAVKAGIDEARAWMDETWDLLEARYWDADAGLYRDEADADWHFSPYRGQNANMHMCEAMIAAYQATREPRYLDRALTLADHMTRRQAAKAGGLVWEHYDTAWNIDWEFNKDDPKNLFKPWGFQPGHQTEWAKLLLIMDPLLRERGTGQDWLVPKAKELFDRALAAAWDEVNGGICYGFAPDGSVCDGEKYFWVQAESLAAAALLEDRTGDAGYREVYEKIWRYSWQHMIDHAYGAWYRILTQDNRKIDDEKSPAGKTDYHTMGACHEVLALLTG